The genomic interval ACGGAGGCCACGGAGTATGACAGGATCTTGTTCGCCTGCGCGCCGAAATATTTCAGAACCGACCCCTGGGAGACAAAGACCGCGATGGCCCCGGCGATGAAGAAGGCCGGGATCAGGCAGGTCAGCACGTGTTCCCGCGCGTATTCCTGAAGCATCATGAAGGCTTCAAGACCCGATCTGCGAACAGTCTCATTCGCCCAAGGGATGTAGTAGGCTCCCACAAACGTCAGCACGATGATCAGCAGTTTAGTTCGCTCTTTCAAGTACGAGACCTCCAAAAGGTAAAATATACATATGGCGATCTATCGATCTTTCAAAACCAAAAAAAATCATGATCTCCTGCAAATTTCCTCTCTCCGTATAGAGGGAAGCTGTTTGACGATTTCCATGATTTCAGGCTCGTTTTCCAGCCAGTGCCTGAGATTTCCCATAAGGGTGGATGCGTATGGGGATTTCATCCCATCCGCAAGATAGTAGTTGACCCAGAGCCCTTCCTTCCTGTAATCGACAAGGCCGGCTTCCTCCAGTATTTTCAGATGCTTGGAGACACTGGATTGGGAAATTCGGAGCGTCTCCTGAAGCTCGCAGACGCACATCAACCGGTGCTGGAGCATCTTAACGATCTTTACCCGGTTCTTGTCCGAAAGGGCCTTCATGACCTTGATGAAGTCTTTCATAAAAAGTCCTCCATTGAATTCCTATTTGGGAATATAGTGTTCGGATGAGAGGCTGTCAAGATTTTTCTAAACTTTGATTGTGTGGGCGCTTCTATAGATGCGAGAATTCAAGGGGGCTCACCGGCGCCGCGTGACCGGAACCCATGGAACTCGATCAATCCGCTTTCTTCGTATTCCATTTTAGGAAAGCAGTTGCGATTTTCGAGCCGGATGTGTTAAAGAAGGCTTGTGAAAAAGGATGGTATCGGTATGGTTTCCAGGGTAGCGCGGGTTGTTATCTCCATGATGCTGCTGTTAAGCGTGAGTTCGAGTCATGCTTGCGCCGTCTTGTCTCCGGGCATTTGGAAATCCCCCTGCCATAGTAGCGAATCCCTGAATCGCGCCGCGGAGCCGTTTAGCCCGAAACCCTGCGATATGTCTCCCTGCCGGTCCGCCAACGGGCAGCTATTCACAGTCCCGGATTCCTTTTCATCCCGTATGGAAAGGGAAAAGCCTTTCAGTTCAAAGGCATCCGTTTCACTCGCGATTCTTGGGACAAGAGAAGCGTCTGCTTGCCCTTTCCCAAGACCATTTGCGCATGAATTGCACCCCTTTCCGGACACCTCACCCCCGCCCTTTATCATCAATTGCTCCATACGTTGTTGAAGCCCCCCTCATACTATACTTTCTAAGCAAAATCAAAGTGATATACCGGCCTTTGTCTACGAAGGCTTGTGTTTGTTTCCCACACGGAAAGACCGGTAATTGAACCTGTAATTGAAAGGAAGAACGTGTTGATGTGTAACTCCACGATAAAAAATCGCCGGGCGTGTCTTCGGCTCCACTCCTTTTGGGCGTCCGTATGCGCGGTTCTGATGCTTTCAGCCGGAATCGCTCAGGCATCGCAAGCGCTGACGGTCGGCGTCAAGTATCCGGGCCTTGAGTTGGGAATTCTCTCTTCTGCTCAACTTGCCCCCCTGAACGACAAAACCTTGCTTATTGGCGATGGCCTTGAAATCACCCAGGCGGAATTGATGAAATCGGTCAATTCGCAAGAACCTGAGCTGCGGAGTCAGCTTGAAAAGAATCTCCTTTACATTCTGGAGCAGGAGGCCTCCCGGCGGATTCTTGTGAAGGAGGCGGAAAAATCCGGGATTTCCTCGAGCGGCAGGGACGAAAGACAAGTCATCCGTGAATTGATCGAGCGCAAGGCCTCCGACGTTTCCGTGCCGGAAGAGGATCTCGAGGCCTTTTATAAGGCAAATCGCGAAATGCTGGGCGGTGCGGCCTTTGAACAAGTCAAAGATGGTATTCGGCAATACCTGATCGAGGACAAACGACAGCAGGTCGTTACATCCTACATTTCCGAATTAACGGGGTCGGTTCGTCTTCGGATCAACGAAAGCTGGGTGGAAGAGCAGAGTCGACTTGCCCTGGACAACCCCGTGGACAAAGCCCGCAACTCCAAGAAACCGACCATGGTGGAGTTCGGCGCCGCAGGGTGCGTTCCTTGCGATATGATGCAGCCCATACTGGACAATGTGCGCAAGAACTATACGGACAAGCTGAACGTAGTGTTCGTTCACGTGGG from Deltaproteobacteria bacterium carries:
- a CDS encoding thioredoxin fold domain-containing protein, with amino-acid sequence MCNSTIKNRRACLRLHSFWASVCAVLMLSAGIAQASQALTVGVKYPGLELGILSSAQLAPLNDKTLLIGDGLEITQAELMKSVNSQEPELRSQLEKNLLYILEQEASRRILVKEAEKSGISSSGRDERQVIRELIERKASDVSVPEEDLEAFYKANREMLGGAAFEQVKDGIRQYLIEDKRQQVVTSYISELTGSVRLRINESWVEEQSRLALDNPVDKARNSKKPTMVEFGAAGCVPCDMMQPILDNVRKNYTDKLNVVFVHVGEEQVLAARYGIRSIPVQVFFDGTGKEVFRHVGFFPEADVTEQLAQMGVKMGVKK
- a CDS encoding winged helix-turn-helix transcriptional regulator, giving the protein MKDFIKVMKALSDKNRVKIVKMLQHRLMCVCELQETLRISQSSVSKHLKILEEAGLVDYRKEGLWVNYYLADGMKSPYASTLMGNLRHWLENEPEIMEIVKQLPSIRREEICRRS